TGTAGGTGGTGCATTTGGTATCATGATACGTACCGGTGCAATTGAATCCGGACTGATCGGATTGATCCGTAAGGCAAAGGGAGCCGAGAAACTGCTGATTCCAGTACTTTTCGTACTGTTTTCTCTTGGGGGAGCAGTTTTCGGGATGGGAGAAGAAGCACTTCCGTTTACTATGATTCTTTGTCCATTATTTGTAGCAGTTGGATATGATTCAGTTATCGCAGTTCTTGTTACCTATGTTGCAACACAGATTGGTTTCGGTTCATCTTGGATGAATCCATTCTCGGTAGGTATTGCACAGGGTATTGCAGGTATTGATGTATTCTCCGGGGCAGGATTCCGTATGGTAATGTGGGTAGTATTTACAGCACTTGGCTGTGGAATGACTATGTTCTATGCATCAAAGATCAAAAAGACTCCGACGATCTCAATCGCATATAAGACGGATTCATATTTCCGTGAGCAGAATGAAAAAACAGGAATTGACGAAGGACATTCATTTGGTGTTGGACACATTTTAGTTCTTTTGACACTGGCTGCTACAGTAGTATGGGTAATTTGGGGAGTTATGACTCAAGGATACTATATGCCAGAGATTGCTACACAGTTCTTCATTATGGGAATTGTTTCTGGTGTGATTGGAGTTATCTTTAAGCTGAACGATATGAGATTGAATGATATTGCAACTTCTTTCAAAGATGGAGCAAAAGACCTGATCGGTGCAGCACTTGTTGTTGCTATGGCTCAGGGTATCATGCAGGTTCTTGGTGGATCTGATCCGACAACACCTACAGTTATCAATACAATTATGTATAATATTTCAAATGCACTGTCTGGAGTTTCCGGAGCAGTTGCAGCAGTACTTATGTATCTGTTCCAGTCCATATTCAATTTCTTTGTTGTATCCGGAACAGGACAGGCTGCGATCACAATGCCAATCATGGCTCCATTGTCAGATCTGTTAGGTGTTTCACGTCAGACAGCGGTAGTTGCATTCCAGCTTGGTGATGCATTTACAAACCTGATCGTTCCTACATCCGGATGTCTGATTGGATCTCTTGCGATTGCAAAGATTGAGTGGTCTAACTGGGTTAAATTCATGTGGAAATTCCTTGGCGTCTTAATGATAGGTGCAATCATTACAATTCTTATTGCAGTTGGAATTGGATTCTAAAATATGCATTTGGTAATTGGGAGTGATTTATGATGAAATTAATTCAGAATATTGATGTTTATGCCCCAAAGCATCTGGGGAAAAAAGATGTACTTACAATCAATGATAAGATTGTCAAGATTAAAGATGCAGGTTCTATATCCGCAGACGGATTTCTTTCTGAGGCAGAAATAATCAATGGAGAGGGGTTGCTTTTAACTCCAGGATTCATTGATAGTCATGTTCATGTACTCGGAGGCGGTGGCGAAGGCGGATTCGCCAATCGTACTCCGGAAGCAACTATGGAAGGAATTACGAAGTTTGGAGTAACAACAGTTGTTGGCTGTCTTGGAACAGATGGAATCGGCCGTGATATGTGCGCACTGGTTGCAAAGACAAAAGGATTGAATGAGCAGGGAATGTCTGCATACTGTTATACAGGCAGTTATCAGATTCCGGTTCGTACGTTGACTGACAGTATTGTAAAAGACATTATGATGATTCAGGAAATTATTGGAACCGGAGAAATCGCGATCTCTGATCATCGTTCTTCACAGCCGACTTTTGAGGAATTTACACGTGTTGTTGCGGATACGAGACTTGGTGGTGTTCTTTCCGGGAAAGCTGGTATTGTAAATGTTCATCTTGGCGACAGTCCGAGATGCTTAGATCTTATTGAGCGAGTAGTAGATGAGACAGAGATACCGGCTTCTCAAATCCTGCCAACACATATTAATCGAAATGAGATGCTTTTTGGCAAGTCGATTGAGTATGCACTAAAAGGCGGAGCAGTAGACTTTACCGGAAATGAAGATATTGATTATTGGGAAACTATCTGTGATGAGGTACGTGTATGCAATGGCATCAAACGGATGTTAGATGCAGGTGTAAATCCTGACCGCATGACAATTTCTTCTGATGGACAGGGAAGCCTTCCTATGTACAGTAGTGATGGCGAATTCCTTGGAATGGGCGTTGGACAGTCCAGCTGCCTTCTGAAGGAAGTAAAGGAATGTGTATTTAAAACAGAAATTCCTTTAGAAATAGCTATTTCTACAATTACATCAAATCCAGCAGATATTCTTCGTCTTAAAGGAAAAGGTAAGATTGAAGAAGGCTATGATGCTGATCTTTGTATTCTTGACCAAGAACTTCAGCTTGTTGAAGTAATTGCAAAAGGGAATACAGTTTATACAAAATAAAGAGTCAGGTCTTATCGCGACGAAAAACGTTGGCTAGAGAGCTGGCTTGGTGACTATATGAAGTTCCATCAGACCGCTGATGGTAAGAAAGTATTTTTGTCAATCGATAGCAGGGTAACCAGGCACAATCCGCTTTGTTTTGGAACTGGATGCAACATGATAGAAAAGCTGTAAGATTTTGAAAAGAAAATCTTATGGCTTTTTTTTGCAAACGAATAGAAGAGGAAAAAGTTATTGACATACACTACAAATATAGTTATAATTCTAAATATTCGAATTATAATTGTTTGAATTATAAGCATTATATAATAAAAGAAGGAGATGAATAATAAATGGATGATTCTTTTCACTACATGTCTATGATAAACCATATGACCATCCAGAAAAAACTAATGGAACAGCTGAAAGATACAGGACTTACCTTGGGACAGCCCAAAGTATTGGATTACCTGAAAGATCACGATGGTGTCAGCCAGAAAGAGATTGCGGCAGGATGTCTCATCGAGGCAGGATCTTTAACGTCCATTTTGAACCGTATGGAAGAAAAAGACCTGATTGAAAGAAAAATGCTCAATGGAAACCGTCGTACTTTTCATATTTTTATGACAGAAACCGGAAAGAAAAATCAGAAGCTTGTGGAGGAGGCTTTTAAAAAAATAGAAAAAACTGCATTAAATGGTATTTCCGAAGAAGAGCAGAAGCTGTTTATGGAAATTTTTTGCCGGATCTACCGAAATCTTGCAGATATGAAATGAGCTGACGATAAAAAACTATGAAATGAGGAGAAAATAAAAAAGAATGGAGACACTAAAACGATATTTAATATTTCTGGTGGGATTGTTTGTAAACTCCCTGGGAGTCAGTCTGGTCACAAAGGCAAACCTAGGAACATCCCCGATTTCATCAATTCCTTACGTATTAAGTCTTAATTTTCCATTTACACTTGGAAATTTTACCATCTTTTTCAGTATATTTCTGATCGTACTGCAGCTGATTATTTTGAGAAAGAACTTTAAATTGGAACACATCCTTCAGATTCCGGTATCCATCATATTTGGATATTTTATTGATTTTGCCATGATTCTTTTGTCCTGGGTCAATCCGGAAGAGTACCTCATGAAGATTGTATATCTTCTTATCGGATGTCTGATTCTTGGCGTAGGTGTATATATGGAGGTCTTGGCAGACGTTGTCATGCTTCCAGGAGAATCTTTTGTCCGTGCTATTGTTCTTATATGGAAAACAAATTTCGGAACAACCAAGATTTGTTTTGATGTATCCATGTCAGTGATTGCTGCTGTACTTTCTTTCGTATTTGCAGGAAGACTGGCTGGTGTAAGAGAAGGTACCGTTATTGCTGCCCTTCTGGTAGGCTTTATCGCCAGACTCATCGGTAAGAAACTTGCATTCCTGAAAGATATGATTTTCCCGGAAAGTGTATCTGCAGAAAGCGAGAACGAAGCAAAAGAACAGACAGCAGGAATCTATGGAAAAAATGTTATCGCCATTGGAAGACAATTTGGAAGTGGTGGCCATGATATTGGCAAGGTTCTTGCAGAAAAATTGGGATATGATTTTTATGATGCTGAGATTATCCAGATGACAGCAGGAACCACCGGATACACACCGGAATTCGTTAAGAAAAACGAGGAAATCATGACAAATAGTCTTCTCTATGATCTGGTCAATCAGATGTACTTGAATACAGATAGGCAGGATGAAGCGCCGAAGGATAAAATTTTCGAGGCAGAATGTCAGGTTGTACGCAATCTTGCGAAAAAAGGCAACTGCGTGATAGTAGGCCGTTGTGCAGATTACGTTCTCAGAAATTCTGAAAATTGCCTGAAAGTATTTTTTTCAGCGCCTCTTGCGAGCAGAATTAGAAGAGTGGCACAGAGACAGAATATCTCCGAAGGAGAAGCAAAAGCTACGGTTCAGAAAAATGAAAAACTCCGTGCAGATAACTACCGCTATTACACCCGCCGTATGTGGGGTGCAGCCGGAAACTTTGATCTTAGC
This Ruminococcus hominis DNA region includes the following protein-coding sequences:
- the yfcC gene encoding putative basic amino acid antiporter YfcC; the encoded protein is MSKKEGKGLKSFNKGFQVPDTYIIIFLVVVVAALLTFLVPKGFYETQDISYMINGVEKTRTVIKDGSFQYLTDDAGNVVTEGVALFSGDGGTGFFNYMYNGIVSSSAIEIIAFLMVVGGAFGIMIRTGAIESGLIGLIRKAKGAEKLLIPVLFVLFSLGGAVFGMGEEALPFTMILCPLFVAVGYDSVIAVLVTYVATQIGFGSSWMNPFSVGIAQGIAGIDVFSGAGFRMVMWVVFTALGCGMTMFYASKIKKTPTISIAYKTDSYFREQNEKTGIDEGHSFGVGHILVLLTLAATVVWVIWGVMTQGYYMPEIATQFFIMGIVSGVIGVIFKLNDMRLNDIATSFKDGAKDLIGAALVVAMAQGIMQVLGGSDPTTPTVINTIMYNISNALSGVSGAVAAVLMYLFQSIFNFFVVSGTGQAAITMPIMAPLSDLLGVSRQTAVVAFQLGDAFTNLIVPTSGCLIGSLAIAKIEWSNWVKFMWKFLGVLMIGAIITILIAVGIGF
- the iadA gene encoding beta-aspartyl-peptidase, translating into MKLIQNIDVYAPKHLGKKDVLTINDKIVKIKDAGSISADGFLSEAEIINGEGLLLTPGFIDSHVHVLGGGGEGGFANRTPEATMEGITKFGVTTVVGCLGTDGIGRDMCALVAKTKGLNEQGMSAYCYTGSYQIPVRTLTDSIVKDIMMIQEIIGTGEIAISDHRSSQPTFEEFTRVVADTRLGGVLSGKAGIVNVHLGDSPRCLDLIERVVDETEIPASQILPTHINRNEMLFGKSIEYALKGGAVDFTGNEDIDYWETICDEVRVCNGIKRMLDAGVNPDRMTISSDGQGSLPMYSSDGEFLGMGVGQSSCLLKEVKECVFKTEIPLEIAISTITSNPADILRLKGKGKIEEGYDADLCILDQELQLVEVIAKGNTVYTK
- a CDS encoding MarR family winged helix-turn-helix transcriptional regulator gives rise to the protein MDDSFHYMSMINHMTIQKKLMEQLKDTGLTLGQPKVLDYLKDHDGVSQKEIAAGCLIEAGSLTSILNRMEEKDLIERKMLNGNRRTFHIFMTETGKKNQKLVEEAFKKIEKTALNGISEEEQKLFMEIFCRIYRNLADMK
- a CDS encoding cytidylate kinase family protein, translating into METLKRYLIFLVGLFVNSLGVSLVTKANLGTSPISSIPYVLSLNFPFTLGNFTIFFSIFLIVLQLIILRKNFKLEHILQIPVSIIFGYFIDFAMILLSWVNPEEYLMKIVYLLIGCLILGVGVYMEVLADVVMLPGESFVRAIVLIWKTNFGTTKICFDVSMSVIAAVLSFVFAGRLAGVREGTVIAALLVGFIARLIGKKLAFLKDMIFPESVSAESENEAKEQTAGIYGKNVIAIGRQFGSGGHDIGKVLAEKLGYDFYDAEIIQMTAGTTGYTPEFVKKNEEIMTNSLLYDLVNQMYLNTDRQDEAPKDKIFEAECQVVRNLAKKGNCVIVGRCADYVLRNSENCLKVFFSAPLASRIRRVAQRQNISEGEAKATVQKNEKLRADNYRYYTRRMWGAAGNFDLSLNTDLGEEFIENCIRSAMKL